The following nucleotide sequence is from Erythrobacter aurantius.
GCTCTTGCGAACAACGCCATCTTTGGGCCTCATATCAACACTCAACTCAAACACATCGGGCCGCGAATAGTGGCCGTCGGTGTCGAGGGTCGCCAGCCCTTGTCCGATTTCGCTCAAGTCCAGTATGGCGTGCAGGATTTCCTCGCCCTCACCAGCCTGCGCCAGCACCCGCGCATTGGGGGCGATGATCATGGAGCCGCCCTTGTTCAGGACGTCGCTTTCGATGGCATTGAACAATTCCTCGGCCTCCGCCGAACCTCCGACATTCGCCAGCCCCTCGAACAAGTCATCGCGCTTCTGCACCAGCCCCGCAGCCAGCACAAAGCATCTCCCCTCCATCGCATAGTGCCGCGAGGCCAGCGCATATTCCTCGCGCACCGTGGGCCACGCCGCCACATGCACCGCCTCGCCGAGATTGTGCATCGCCGCGCGGGCCAAGGGCATCCAATGCTCCCAGCAGATGAGATTGCCCGCCCGGCCCCATTCGGCCTCGTGCACGCCCAAGGTCGAGCCATCGCCGCGCATCCAGATCAGGCGTTCACCATGCGTCGGCACCAGCTTGCGGTGGTCGAGCGGAACCTCGCCGGGGCGAAACAGCAGCTGGTTGTTGTAAAGGCTCTGCCGCACGCGTTCATGCGCGCCGATGCTCACACACGCGCCGGTTTCGTCACACAGCTCCTGCAAGGGGAGCAGCCGTTCGTCATTGGCGACAATCGCCTGTTCGAGCATGATCGCGTGGAGCGCCTTCGTCCCCGGATGATCCCACAGGGCCGCACCGGGCGCTTCGTCGAGCCACAGCGGATAGCCGCCCAGAAACGTCTCGCCAAAGGCGACGAACCGCGCCCCGCCCGCAATCGCCTCCCGCGCGAGCCGCACGGCCTTGTCGATCCCACCCGCGAAATCGAGCGGCACGGGCGCCGCCTGACAAATCGCGACAGGCAGGGTGGTCATTCAAACGTCTCCAGATCGAACTGCGTCAGCCTGTCGAGCCGCCGCGTCGCGAACAGCGCGGCCGGCCAGCACAGGGCACCCATGAACAACAATCCGCCCAGCATTGCCGCCACAAGCGGGATGATCTCGCTCCCACCCGCCTCGACCAGGCTGATGAGCAATCCGGGAATGATCAGCCCGCCCGGCCCCAAAAGGCTGGCGGCCAATATCCGCCTCGACTGGGACACGCTGGGCATGACGAGTTTGACGAACAGCACCGCCCCCATCGTCAGAAGGCCCAGAATGATGATGAGGAAGGGAAAACTGAGGAAAGCGACCATGATTGCCCCTTAAACTCGCCGATCAGCCCCCGCAACCGCCACAGCCGCCCCCGCAGCCACCGCCGCCGTCGCCGTCTCCGCCATCGCCGCTGTATCCGGCATCGCCGCTGCCCGTCTGCCGCGCGGCGTGCACCGGCTCCCACGGGGTGCCGACCAGCACGCCGGTGCCGAAAATCGCCACGGCATAGCCCGCTTCATTGGCTTGCGGGGCGCGTTTCAT
It contains:
- a CDS encoding carbon-nitrogen hydrolase family protein — protein: MTTLPVAICQAAPVPLDFAGGIDKAVRLAREAIAGGARFVAFGETFLGGYPLWLDEAPGAALWDHPGTKALHAIMLEQAIVANDERLLPLQELCDETGACVSIGAHERVRQSLYNNQLLFRPGEVPLDHRKLVPTHGERLIWMRGDGSTLGVHEAEWGRAGNLICWEHWMPLARAAMHNLGEAVHVAAWPTVREEYALASRHYAMEGRCFVLAAGLVQKRDDLFEGLANVGGSAEAEELFNAIESDVLNKGGSMIIAPNARVLAQAGEGEEILHAILDLSEIGQGLATLDTDGHYSRPDVFELSVDMRPKDGVVRKSE